The Bradyrhizobium guangxiense genomic sequence GTGTAGCGTTAATGGCTGATCATCCAGGGCCGCGCGGTCGGAAAACCCTTGGCGCCGCTCTTGGACTTGGTCATCAACCGCGCCGGCTTTTCCCTGTCCGTCGAGCTCTTGTCCTTGACGGTCTTGCCGGAGGAACAGCAGCCGCAGCCCGGGCCGTGCGAAGCCTTGTATTGCGCCAGCGTCTGCGGCGCGTGAGTGCTGCGTTCGTTGACGGCGTGGGCCTTACGCTTGTCCGCCGGCATGCAGAAGAAATTCGGTGCGGTCAGGATCACCCGCGGCGCCAGCGTCGCGCAGTGCGGGCAGTTCTGCGGATCGTCGCATTCCGCCATCGGGCGCAGGTCCTTGAAGGGACCGCAATCGTCACAGAGATATTCGTAGACCGGCATTTTGTGGTCCTTCGTGTTCTTCAATCCGTCGTCCTTCGAGGCTCGCCTTGCCTTGCAAGGCGAGCACCTCAGGATGACGGGGATGGCGCGCAGGGATCACTTGTCCGGCGAGATCGGCATCTGGATATCGTCGGTGATGTGCTTGATCGGACCTGCCGCCGACGGCATCACGTCGAAATCGAAGATCTCGGTCGGCAGCCATAGG encodes the following:
- a CDS encoding FmdB family zinc ribbon protein, producing MPVYEYLCDDCGPFKDLRPMAECDDPQNCPHCATLAPRVILTAPNFFCMPADKRKAHAVNERSTHAPQTLAQYKASHGPGCGCCSSGKTVKDKSSTDREKPARLMTKSKSGAKGFPTARPWMISH